A window of Thermococcus aggregans contains these coding sequences:
- a CDS encoding pantoate kinase encodes MLIRAFVPAHITAFFVPRFNEDPLLAGSLGAGINLSKGTNIFVSIEEGLERHIHIAFNGEPVKKEDAVISYSVANEIIPKDFTGEIEIWQYFDFPNGYGFGNSAGGALGTVLSLAFALKEKTFLQAAQIAHKHEVLHKGGLGDVIAQVHGGIEIRTKPGAPGIGVVDNIFFEGYKVLAVPMGRLPTREVLDSDVVQLIEKEGEKALNTLLSNPKVEVLMKVAREFSERTGLLSGELLEIAKEIDKVLHLPSSMIMLGKSIFALLNENEIEKAKSLLEDLSIEEYHICDVYTQRPSVERWMEGKI; translated from the coding sequence GTGTTGATAAGAGCCTTTGTTCCAGCACATATCACAGCTTTCTTTGTCCCTAGATTCAATGAGGATCCTCTTTTAGCAGGTTCGCTTGGAGCGGGGATAAACCTAAGCAAAGGAACAAATATCTTCGTAAGCATAGAAGAGGGTTTGGAGAGACATATACACATAGCATTTAATGGAGAACCCGTCAAAAAAGAAGATGCCGTTATTAGCTACTCAGTCGCTAACGAAATTATCCCCAAGGATTTTACTGGAGAGATTGAAATCTGGCAGTATTTTGACTTTCCAAATGGTTATGGTTTTGGAAACAGTGCTGGAGGAGCTTTAGGAACCGTTCTTTCTTTGGCTTTTGCTCTTAAAGAGAAAACCTTCCTTCAAGCCGCCCAGATAGCTCACAAGCATGAAGTCCTTCACAAGGGGGGACTCGGAGACGTTATAGCCCAAGTTCACGGGGGAATAGAGATCAGGACAAAACCCGGCGCTCCCGGGATTGGAGTAGTAGATAACATCTTTTTTGAAGGGTATAAAGTTCTGGCAGTGCCAATGGGAAGGCTTCCTACAAGGGAAGTGCTTGACAGCGATGTTGTTCAATTAATTGAAAAAGAAGGAGAAAAAGCCCTTAATACACTCTTATCCAATCCCAAAGTTGAAGTTTTGATGAAAGTGGCAAGGGAGTTTTCCGAACGGACGGGACTACTATCTGGAGAGCTTTTGGAAATTGCCAAAGAAATTGATAAAGTTCTCCACTTGCCATCCTCAATGATTATGCTGGGAAAGAGCATCTTTGCCCTTTTGAATGAAAATGAAATAGAAAAGGCAAAATCTCTCTTGGAAGATTTATCCATAGAAGAATATCATATATGCGACGTCTACACCCAAAGACCAAGCGTTGAAAGATGGATGGAGGGAAAAATATGA
- a CDS encoding dimethylarginine dimethylaminohydrolase family protein — protein MDWLFDVVIVRPPGESYKNCVSTNPERLSIDVNLAKKQHREYVKILKENWIEVIELEPLERYPDSVFVQDTAVVGVKSNLAILSRFGEPSRRGEEESIGKVLRKEGFEIKRIEEPGTLEGGDVLVTDVGIVFVGLSQRTNIEGIKQLVNFFLKLKVVSVPISKIFHLLSGVSYLGSKTIAISPQVVDVSYFGGFKLIQIPEDELYANNMLYLGEKRVLLPEGYPKTEEKLRREGFKPITVNVSEFWKGDGGVTCLNLPFYNVL, from the coding sequence ATGGATTGGCTTTTTGATGTTGTGATAGTTAGACCTCCGGGAGAGAGTTACAAAAACTGCGTTTCAACAAATCCAGAGCGCTTGAGCATAGATGTTAACCTTGCCAAAAAGCAGCATAGGGAATACGTGAAAATTTTGAAAGAAAACTGGATTGAAGTTATTGAACTCGAACCACTTGAAAGATATCCTGATAGTGTTTTTGTTCAAGACACCGCAGTAGTCGGAGTGAAATCAAATCTCGCAATACTTAGCAGGTTTGGAGAACCGAGCAGAAGGGGAGAGGAGGAGAGCATTGGAAAGGTCTTGAGAAAAGAGGGCTTCGAAATAAAACGCATAGAAGAGCCCGGAACGCTTGAAGGTGGGGACGTTTTGGTAACTGATGTAGGAATAGTCTTTGTAGGGCTTTCCCAGAGAACCAACATTGAGGGCATAAAGCAACTGGTCAACTTCTTCCTCAAACTGAAAGTTGTAAGCGTTCCCATATCGAAAATTTTTCACTTGCTTTCTGGCGTCAGCTATCTTGGAAGTAAAACCATCGCAATATCTCCTCAAGTTGTTGATGTTAGTTACTTCGGAGGCTTTAAGCTAATCCAAATTCCGGAAGATGAACTCTATGCAAACAACATGCTCTATTTGGGAGAGAAGAGAGTGTTGTTGCCAGAAGGCTATCCAAAAACCGAGGAAAAACTAAGAAGAGAAGGTTTCAAGCCAATAACAGTTAATGTCTCTGAGTTCTGGAAAGGAGATGGAGGAGTTACGTGCTTGAATTTGCCGTTCTATAATGTTCTGTAA
- a CDS encoding Na+/H+ antiporter NhaC family protein codes for MSDFGALSLLPPLVAIGLAIWTKRVILALFAGVWIGGVMVAGWNPVTGTTQSLEWIVGSVTDDWNARILIFDFLIGAGVGLVYKSGAVHALAASLARRVKSSRGASLLGWLLGVLVFFDDYTNTIVVGNTMRPITDKTRVSREMLAYIDDSTAAPIAGMALISTWIGYELAMIGRGFTSAKVDYGTYDAWLSSVPYRFYSILAIILVLIVAYTHRHYGAMLKAEYRARTEGKVLRDGAKPLMSTETDLGAPKEGGDPWDFVVPILVLIGVSMIGLWYTGAANLEAYSQDLGWWTELENPFGVNFLSYSFIDSFREADAATALLWGSFAMVVVASVMLLSRKKMTIEEWEETVIRGMKQMIFANTVLVLAWSLGTAAETIGTGDYVISLATSSGANLGPWMPLIMFLAAMFVAFTTGTSWGTFSIMVPLGVELSLAFTGGQVNEIVFATIGATFTGSIFGDHCSPISDTTIMSSMFSGSDHIDHVTTQIPYAITVASIGAVLYVLFGLGVRSWTILLPLGVVLLVAAWYFLSEWYGKKYGIPHGKVPVYVVEE; via the coding sequence ATGTCAGACTTTGGGGCGCTGTCTTTGCTACCTCCTCTGGTAGCTATTGGATTGGCTATATGGACCAAGAGAGTCATCCTAGCACTGTTTGCGGGAGTGTGGATTGGTGGAGTAATGGTAGCAGGATGGAATCCGGTAACTGGTACAACTCAAAGTTTGGAATGGATAGTTGGGAGTGTAACAGACGACTGGAACGCAAGGATACTCATCTTCGACTTCCTAATCGGAGCAGGTGTTGGACTTGTCTACAAGTCCGGCGCAGTCCACGCGCTTGCTGCTTCCCTAGCAAGGAGAGTCAAAAGTAGCAGGGGTGCTTCACTCCTTGGGTGGCTTCTGGGCGTCCTTGTATTCTTTGACGATTATACTAACACGATAGTCGTAGGAAACACAATGAGGCCCATAACCGACAAAACGAGAGTTTCGAGGGAGATGCTTGCATATATTGACGATTCAACAGCCGCACCAATTGCGGGAATGGCGCTCATATCCACCTGGATAGGTTACGAGCTAGCTATGATAGGAAGGGGATTCACGAGCGCCAAGGTCGACTATGGAACCTACGACGCCTGGCTCTCAAGTGTTCCATACAGGTTCTATTCAATCCTCGCAATAATACTCGTTTTAATAGTGGCATACACCCACAGGCACTACGGAGCTATGCTGAAAGCTGAATATCGCGCCAGAACTGAGGGGAAAGTTCTCCGCGACGGTGCGAAACCACTTATGAGTACCGAGACTGACCTCGGAGCACCCAAAGAAGGTGGAGATCCCTGGGACTTTGTGGTTCCTATCCTTGTCCTCATTGGAGTCTCAATGATAGGTTTATGGTATACTGGTGCAGCGAACCTTGAGGCATATAGTCAAGACTTGGGCTGGTGGACAGAGCTTGAGAACCCCTTCGGAGTCAACTTTCTCAGTTACAGCTTCATCGATTCTTTCCGTGAGGCAGACGCTGCGACTGCCCTTCTCTGGGGATCCTTTGCCATGGTTGTTGTTGCTAGTGTAATGCTCCTGAGCAGAAAGAAAATGACAATAGAGGAGTGGGAGGAGACAGTCATAAGAGGTATGAAGCAGATGATTTTCGCTAACACCGTCCTCGTCCTTGCCTGGAGCCTAGGTACTGCAGCTGAAACCATTGGAACCGGTGACTACGTCATCAGCCTAGCCACCAGCTCTGGAGCGAACCTTGGGCCGTGGATGCCCCTCATAATGTTCCTCGCGGCTATGTTCGTCGCTTTCACCACAGGAACCAGTTGGGGAACATTCTCCATCATGGTTCCGCTCGGTGTTGAGCTTAGCCTCGCATTCACAGGAGGTCAGGTTAATGAGATAGTGTTCGCCACCATCGGAGCGACATTCACCGGCTCAATATTCGGCGACCACTGCTCCCCGATAAGCGACACAACAATAATGAGCTCCATGTTCAGCGGCTCGGATCACATAGACCACGTCACGACCCAGATACCTTATGCCATTACCGTTGCGTCTATAGGCGCTGTGCTCTACGTCCTCTTTGGCCTTGGAGTGAGGAGCTGGACGATACTCCTGCCGCTCGGTGTGGTGCTTCTCGTGGCCGCATGGTACTTCCTCAGCGAGTGGTATGGCAAGAAATATGGCATACCGCACGGCAAAGTGCCAGTATATGTAGTTGAAGAGTGA
- the udg gene encoding type-4 uracil-DNA glycosylase, producing the protein MKKNEAMKKLEEKIKTCKKCPLGELRTNAVLGSGSYDAKIMFVGEAPGYWEDQKGLPFVGRAGKVLDELLASIGLKREDVYITNVVKCRPPNNRDPTEEEINACSPYLDKQIDIIRPRIIVPLGRHSMAYILKKFGFEPEPISKIHGKVFEARTLFGKIIIVPMYHPAVALYKPQLREELEKDFKKLKNLLENLS; encoded by the coding sequence ATGAAAAAGAATGAAGCTATGAAAAAGCTTGAAGAGAAAATAAAGACCTGTAAAAAGTGTCCATTGGGAGAACTAAGAACAAACGCAGTCCTGGGCTCTGGAAGCTATGACGCTAAAATAATGTTTGTTGGGGAAGCTCCCGGCTATTGGGAAGACCAAAAGGGTTTACCCTTTGTTGGGAGGGCTGGAAAAGTACTGGATGAGCTATTAGCAAGCATTGGGCTTAAACGCGAGGATGTGTACATTACCAATGTCGTAAAATGCCGCCCTCCCAACAACAGAGATCCAACGGAAGAGGAAATTAATGCCTGCTCCCCCTATTTAGACAAGCAAATAGACATAATCCGCCCAAGGATCATCGTGCCATTAGGGAGGCACTCGATGGCGTACATTCTTAAAAAGTTTGGTTTTGAGCCCGAGCCTATAAGCAAGATTCATGGGAAGGTATTTGAAGCCAGAACCCTGTTTGGAAAAATCATTATTGTGCCAATGTACCACCCGGCGGTTGCCCTTTATAAACCTCAGCTTAGGGAAGAGCTTGAAAAAGACTTCAAAAAGCTGAAAAACTTGTTAGAGAACTTATCCTAG
- the tes gene encoding tetraether lipid synthase Tes, with protein MEEIAEGTPSGEKEFDELTKNVRDLIEYPEISEEEFQELLTKASRGYGDDLPHKTWSLCPETRKVVPAVVWEKDGKVWITKKCPEGLITDVYYEDAEMYKRFKEWKYDFKIKSYNVENTGVNCPFDCGLCPRHRSHTNLLNIVLTNRCNLSCWYCFFYAKEGQPIYEPTLEQIRMMLRNAKKEQPIGANAVQFTGGEPTLRDDLIEIIKIAKEEGYDHVQLNTDGIRLAFEPELVKKIREAGVNTLYLSYDGMTPKTNWKNHWEIPLIFENVRKAGGPGIVLVPTTIRNVNDHELGAIINFGLNHLDIVRGVNFQPISQVGRVPKKERQRFRITIPGAIKRIEEQTNGAIAKDDWYPIPIAGHIARFFEAFAGKRYYMTSHFACGAATYVFLDRENKRVVPIPRFIDVEGFVEYLETKAEEIEKWKKLGRLQKLKLGAEIFMKFKSFYDEKYAPKGLDVLSLIKNAFVHGTYDALGKFHENALFLGMMHFMDEYNYDVERVERCVIHYAMPDGRIVPFCTFNVIPELYRDKVQAQFSYTWEEWKKLHPDWEYQKDKYVRTKEFIEKMRKSELYRKTYIDIKNYFG; from the coding sequence ATGGAAGAAATAGCCGAAGGGACACCAAGCGGGGAGAAAGAATTCGATGAACTGACTAAAAATGTTCGTGATTTGATTGAATACCCTGAAATAAGCGAGGAAGAATTTCAAGAACTCCTCACAAAAGCCAGCAGAGGTTATGGTGATGATCTCCCCCATAAGACGTGGTCCCTCTGTCCCGAGACTAGAAAGGTTGTTCCCGCTGTGGTCTGGGAAAAAGATGGGAAGGTTTGGATAACAAAGAAATGTCCCGAAGGATTGATAACCGATGTTTATTATGAAGATGCGGAAATGTATAAGCGCTTTAAGGAATGGAAATACGATTTTAAGATAAAGAGCTATAACGTTGAAAACACCGGTGTAAACTGTCCTTTTGATTGTGGTCTTTGTCCGAGACACCGCTCACACACGAACCTTCTGAACATAGTTTTGACTAATCGCTGCAACCTGAGCTGTTGGTATTGCTTTTTCTATGCCAAAGAGGGCCAGCCAATTTACGAACCAACGCTTGAGCAAATACGCATGATGCTCCGCAATGCGAAAAAGGAACAGCCTATCGGAGCTAATGCGGTGCAGTTTACTGGAGGAGAGCCGACACTGAGAGATGACCTCATTGAGATTATAAAAATTGCAAAGGAAGAAGGATACGATCACGTTCAGCTCAATACCGACGGCATAAGGCTTGCTTTTGAGCCAGAACTCGTGAAAAAGATTAGAGAGGCTGGCGTCAATACCCTTTACCTAAGCTACGATGGAATGACACCTAAGACTAACTGGAAGAACCACTGGGAGATTCCTTTAATCTTCGAAAATGTGAGAAAAGCAGGTGGGCCTGGAATTGTCCTAGTGCCTACAACCATAAGGAACGTCAACGACCACGAGCTTGGAGCCATAATAAACTTTGGCCTTAACCACCTTGACATCGTTAGAGGAGTTAACTTCCAACCCATCTCGCAGGTCGGTAGAGTCCCAAAGAAGGAGCGCCAGAGGTTCAGGATAACGATTCCTGGTGCGATAAAGCGCATAGAGGAGCAGACCAATGGGGCCATTGCCAAGGACGACTGGTACCCAATCCCGATAGCTGGCCACATAGCGCGCTTCTTTGAGGCCTTCGCTGGAAAGCGTTACTACATGACCAGCCACTTCGCCTGTGGAGCGGCCACTTACGTCTTCCTCGACCGCGAGAACAAGCGCGTCGTCCCGATTCCGCGTTTCATAGACGTTGAGGGCTTTGTCGAGTACCTTGAGACTAAAGCAGAGGAAATAGAGAAGTGGAAGAAACTTGGTAGGCTCCAGAAGCTCAAGCTCGGTGCGGAGATATTCATGAAGTTCAAGAGCTTCTACGACGAGAAGTACGCACCGAAGGGGCTGGACGTTCTCAGTCTCATAAAGAACGCCTTCGTTCACGGCACCTACGACGCCCTCGGAAAGTTCCACGAGAACGCTCTCTTCCTCGGTATGATGCACTTCATGGACGAGTACAACTATGACGTCGAGAGGGTTGAGCGCTGTGTCATCCACTACGCCATGCCGGATGGAAGAATAGTCCCGTTCTGTACCTTTAACGTGATCCCAGAGCTCTATAGAGACAAAGTCCAAGCACAGTTCAGCTATACTTGGGAGGAGTGGAAGAAGCTCCATCCAGACTGGGAGTACCAGAAAGACAAGTATGTAAGAACCAAGGAGTTCATTGAAAAGATGAGGAAAAGTGAACTCTATAGAAAAACCTACATCGACATAAAGAACTACTTCGGGTGA
- a CDS encoding DUF3213 domain-containing protein, whose product MRRIDFKFNKITPDEARDMQYKLSLDLAVYRAFINGYSKTGYVVFDETKLPKDKLLEMLKPFEPEIISERELTPQELIESSLSWKNTIEA is encoded by the coding sequence ATGAGGAGGATAGATTTTAAATTCAACAAAATAACCCCTGACGAAGCCAGAGATATGCAGTACAAACTTTCACTTGATTTAGCTGTCTACAGGGCTTTCATCAACGGATATTCCAAGACTGGCTACGTGGTATTCGATGAGACAAAGCTGCCGAAGGATAAGCTTTTGGAGATGCTTAAACCCTTTGAACCAGAGATTATCAGCGAAAGAGAACTAACTCCGCAAGAACTCATCGAAAGCAGTTTGAGCTGGAAAAATACAATAGAAGCCTAA
- a CDS encoding DUF2139 domain-containing protein, with amino-acid sequence MVVSVEILKHLSRFPPRYGPEWGSGGIFGLRYHNDVLYFTLAFEARAHFIRDDSKRVYEFELVGEKPTSGGDTYNAVETVDEFIYFGGWVHAPAVYEGKNEKSTISFVNKYSHVHEYDTENDEIRLLWKDSIHHETEWAGEVSDIIYDPYEDKLLIAREDGHANLGIYELDRKTGEVKLLNENPSLKGALLHDTVFFGVGKNFDWGVREFHAFDLITRKWETFPIGPSVDGNPPVRPVLGDMESAYNRIFAFVRGGMFVGNPFNDEEMKFIRLLDFPNFYAPMRTNALPLGGGVLIAYNAHHDAVYRPLDEESKLVAEFTNAINAPSLLLYVAPPMVKVVGVFGARITSIEKAFGKILLGTNTTPNTGALEATPFDTGNRDILVLDEDIIQRRPPALTISINTASLAKASKFLGMNAFGGIPLDGYKEAELIINSSKDNKLTVYEYDLSLPVEGAYEDVVGIKSGKNIIDLSSFSGIVSFKLENPDTAGKIKIKLL; translated from the coding sequence ATGGTGGTATCCGTGGAAATCCTAAAACATTTGAGCAGATTTCCACCTCGCTATGGCCCCGAATGGGGAAGCGGAGGAATATTTGGCTTAAGGTACCACAACGATGTTCTATACTTTACACTGGCGTTTGAGGCCCGGGCTCACTTTATACGGGACGATTCAAAGAGAGTATACGAATTTGAGCTCGTCGGTGAAAAACCGACTTCCGGTGGCGACACGTATAATGCTGTTGAGACAGTTGACGAGTTTATCTACTTTGGCGGATGGGTGCACGCTCCAGCAGTTTATGAAGGAAAGAACGAGAAGTCAACAATAAGCTTTGTCAACAAATACTCCCATGTTCACGAATACGACACGGAAAACGACGAAATACGGCTTCTATGGAAGGACTCAATTCACCACGAAACGGAATGGGCAGGAGAGGTTAGCGACATAATATACGATCCCTACGAAGACAAGCTCCTTATAGCGAGGGAGGACGGGCATGCTAACCTCGGCATATATGAACTTGACAGAAAAACCGGAGAGGTAAAGCTCCTCAACGAGAATCCCAGCCTTAAAGGTGCACTTCTTCACGATACCGTGTTTTTCGGAGTTGGAAAGAACTTTGATTGGGGAGTAAGGGAATTCCACGCTTTCGACTTGATTACCAGAAAATGGGAAACCTTCCCCATCGGCCCCTCCGTGGATGGAAATCCTCCAGTAAGGCCAGTTTTAGGAGACATGGAGAGCGCATACAACAGGATCTTTGCCTTTGTGAGGGGAGGAATGTTCGTTGGCAATCCCTTTAACGACGAAGAAATGAAATTCATCAGACTGCTGGACTTTCCAAACTTCTACGCGCCCATGAGAACAAACGCACTTCCGCTGGGTGGAGGGGTATTGATAGCCTACAACGCCCATCACGATGCAGTATACAGACCGCTAGATGAGGAATCCAAATTAGTGGCTGAATTTACAAACGCTATAAACGCTCCCTCCTTGCTTCTCTATGTAGCCCCTCCGATGGTCAAGGTAGTTGGTGTTTTTGGGGCAAGAATAACGAGCATAGAGAAAGCCTTCGGAAAGATACTTCTTGGAACAAACACCACCCCCAACACCGGAGCCCTGGAAGCGACGCCTTTTGATACCGGCAACAGGGATATACTTGTTCTTGATGAAGACATCATCCAGAGAAGACCTCCGGCTCTCACCATCTCCATCAATACTGCCTCCCTAGCAAAGGCAAGCAAGTTCCTCGGAATGAACGCCTTTGGAGGAATACCTCTTGATGGGTACAAGGAGGCAGAGTTGATAATAAACTCAAGCAAGGACAACAAATTAACGGTATACGAATACGACCTTTCCCTTCCAGTTGAGGGGGCTTATGAAGATGTTGTTGGAATTAAAAGTGGCAAGAACATTATTGATCTGTCTTCTTTCAGCGGCATAGTCTCGTTTAAGCTGGAAAACCCGGACACTGCAGGAAAAATAAAGATAAAGCTCCTTTAG
- a CDS encoding DUF1931 family protein: protein MAEMIIPYPQLRSILEKTCELAVAKPRAEEMMDIVEKKLADLFEVAYENAKAENSSTIKMRHIPITKGFRNSMNLFRAVIKEENVEIEPIRKYVLKKIPSDIPLEEEVVNGLPIIAGTLFVLVGRVIKALHPEIRNVYPEHIEEAEKVLNYTL, encoded by the coding sequence ATGGCTGAGATGATAATACCCTACCCGCAGCTCAGAAGTATCTTGGAGAAGACCTGTGAGCTTGCAGTTGCCAAGCCGAGAGCAGAGGAAATGATGGACATAGTTGAGAAGAAACTTGCTGACCTCTTTGAGGTGGCTTACGAGAACGCCAAGGCCGAGAACTCAAGCACAATAAAGATGCGCCACATACCAATTACCAAGGGTTTCAGGAACAGCATGAACCTCTTCAGGGCTGTCATAAAGGAGGAGAACGTGGAAATTGAGCCCATTAGAAAGTACGTCCTCAAGAAGATACCAAGTGACATTCCATTAGAGGAAGAAGTCGTGAACGGGCTTCCGATTATTGCGGGAACTCTCTTCGTGCTCGTTGGAAGGGTCATTAAGGCCCTCCATCCAGAGATTAGGAACGTCTATCCCGAGCACATTGAAGAGGCTGAAAAGGTTCTGAACTACACGCTCTGA
- a CDS encoding dipeptidyl-peptidase 5, with the protein MAKGLSIKDLEKFKLVGNIDAFRRKLVFQVTEISVEKDDYFSRLYLYDGRKVKPFTSDKKDGNPRFSPDGKLVAFTSKRDKESREAELYVIPTDGGEARLLAKFKYGIKNIRFTEDGKSIAVVTPIDIEKKPKDDVHIIKELPFWFNGVGWVYGKRNVVYLVDVESGKKKRLTPKNLDVSQIRFHHGRLYFIAQEDREKKPMVSDLYVLEGRKAKRLTPGKWSVQDFIPLDDGTFILKANTRERGIPTNTHIYHYNPEMGEMRKLTAGLDRAAYNSLNCDVRGSQRAELVFKDGWIYYVATDGPRANLFRVNLEGQIERVIGGDRSVESFAIGDYIAFTAQDAVTPTELYIFKDGKEKKLTDFNGWINDYKLSKPEHFKVKASDGVEIDAWIMKPVDFEPGKKYPAVLEIHGGPKTAYGYSFMHEFHVLTAKGFVVIFSNPRGSDGYGEDFADIREHYGERDYQDIMEVVDEALKRFDFIDPERLGVTGGSYGGFMTNWIVGHTNRFKAAVTQRSISNWVSFFGTTDIGYYFAPDQIGSDPWNNLDGYWEKSPLKYAPNVETPLLIIHSMEDYRCWLPEALQFFTALKYLGKTVELAIFPGENHDLSRSGKPKHRVRRLELIVGWMEKWLKK; encoded by the coding sequence ATGGCTAAGGGACTGAGTATTAAAGACCTCGAAAAGTTCAAACTCGTTGGAAACATCGATGCGTTCAGGAGAAAGCTGGTTTTCCAGGTGACTGAGATAAGCGTCGAGAAGGACGACTATTTCTCAAGGCTCTACCTTTACGATGGCAGAAAAGTTAAGCCATTTACCTCTGACAAGAAGGACGGAAACCCGCGCTTCTCGCCTGACGGAAAACTCGTTGCTTTCACCTCAAAGCGCGATAAGGAGAGCAGGGAGGCCGAGCTGTACGTAATCCCGACGGACGGCGGCGAGGCCAGGCTTCTGGCGAAGTTCAAATACGGAATCAAGAACATTCGCTTCACCGAGGACGGAAAGAGCATAGCCGTTGTTACGCCGATAGACATCGAGAAGAAGCCCAAGGACGACGTCCACATCATCAAGGAGCTCCCCTTCTGGTTCAACGGTGTCGGCTGGGTCTACGGAAAGAGGAACGTCGTCTATCTCGTGGACGTCGAAAGCGGAAAGAAGAAGCGTCTGACGCCGAAAAATCTAGATGTCTCGCAGATCCGCTTCCACCACGGCAGGCTGTACTTCATTGCCCAGGAAGACCGCGAGAAGAAGCCGATGGTCAGCGACCTCTACGTCCTCGAAGGCAGGAAGGCGAAAAGGTTAACTCCCGGAAAGTGGAGCGTCCAGGACTTCATACCCCTCGACGATGGAACCTTCATCCTCAAGGCCAACACGCGCGAGCGTGGAATCCCAACGAACACGCACATCTACCACTACAACCCAGAGATGGGCGAGATGAGGAAGCTCACCGCCGGACTCGACCGCGCGGCCTACAACTCCCTCAACTGCGACGTCCGTGGCTCTCAAAGGGCCGAGCTGGTCTTCAAGGACGGCTGGATCTATTACGTCGCCACTGATGGGCCGAGGGCTAATCTCTTCCGCGTGAACCTTGAGGGGCAGATTGAGAGAGTCATCGGCGGCGACAGGAGCGTGGAGAGTTTCGCCATCGGCGATTACATAGCCTTCACCGCCCAGGATGCGGTAACTCCAACGGAGCTCTACATATTCAAGGACGGGAAGGAGAAGAAGCTAACCGACTTCAACGGCTGGATTAATGACTACAAGCTCTCGAAGCCCGAGCACTTCAAAGTTAAGGCCAGTGACGGCGTTGAGATAGACGCATGGATAATGAAGCCCGTTGATTTTGAGCCTGGCAAAAAGTATCCAGCCGTGCTTGAAATCCACGGCGGGCCGAAGACGGCTTACGGCTATTCCTTCATGCACGAGTTCCACGTTCTCACAGCCAAGGGCTTCGTCGTGATATTCTCCAACCCGCGCGGCAGCGACGGCTACGGTGAAGACTTTGCGGACATAAGGGAGCACTACGGAGAGCGCGATTATCAGGACATCATGGAGGTCGTTGACGAAGCTTTGAAGCGTTTCGACTTTATTGACCCGGAGAGGCTCGGTGTTACCGGCGGCTCCTACGGTGGCTTCATGACAAACTGGATAGTCGGCCACACGAACAGGTTCAAGGCTGCCGTTACCCAGCGCTCCATTTCCAACTGGGTGAGCTTCTTCGGAACGACGGACATCGGCTACTACTTTGCTCCCGACCAGATAGGCAGCGACCCGTGGAACAACCTCGACGGCTACTGGGAGAAGAGCCCGCTTAAGTACGCCCCCAACGTGGAGACACCGCTCCTCATAATCCACTCGATGGAGGACTACCGCTGCTGGCTCCCAGAGGCTCTCCAGTTCTTCACCGCGCTCAAATACCTAGGTAAGACCGTTGAGCTGGCGATCTTCCCCGGAGAGAACCACGACCTTAGCAGAAGCGGAAAGCCAAAGCACCGCGTCAGGAGGCTTGAGCTCATAGTCGGGTGGATGGAGAAGTGGCTGAAGAAGTAA